The following is a genomic window from Alkaliphilus sp. B6464.
CTTTGTATTCCATAGACTAACAGAATAGGTAATATAATCGGAAGTACTGTTAAATACTCATTTATCATTACAGTAATAAAACGAGCTGTTAGTATTGTACTTGGCTTAATAGGTAATGGTATTAAAATTTGTAAATCATCTGCATAATAAAACTTTGCAAATATATGGGATATACCAAATATAAAAAGAATAATCTGAGATCCTAAAACTCCAACCAATAAAATAGTACCTTCTTGATTGATGGACTTCAAAGATGAAAATACACCACCCAGTAGTTTAATATAGCCTATATATAATGGCAATAGAGAAAACATTGCAATTAAAAATATAATTGGCTGCCATAACTCCTTCTTTTGTTTAAAATACTTGTACTTAATAGCGGAAATACCAAAATTCACATTCAATTGAGTTTTTAATAAAGAACCTAACCCCCTCATTACTCTGTCAACTCCAAAAAGATATTTTCTAACGACTGTTTACTTTCAGATTGCTGTCTTAGTTCCTCCATAGTTCCACAAGCAATAATTTGACCTTTTCGTATAATAGCTATTCTGTCGCAAAGTTTTTCTGCCACTTCCAATACATGAGTGGAGAAAAACACGGACTTTCCTGCATCACATCTATCCCTCATTATTTCCTTTAACTTAAAAGCAGACTTGGGATCAAGTCCAACTAGAGGCTCATCTAATATAAAAACCTCTGGATCATTTAGTAAAGCTCCTATTAAAACAATCTTTTGCTTCATTCCATGGGAATAACTTTTAATTAAATCTCCTGCAGCATCTTTTAATTCGAAGAGCTCTAAACACTCATTTATTTTCTTACTTCTTATATCCTTTGAAATACCGTACATATCTCCCATAAAGTTTAAATACTCTATTCCTGTTAACCTTTCATATACTTCATGATTATCCGGAACATAGCTAATCATCTTTTTTACTTCTATAGAATGTTCTTGAAAATCTAGCCCATTTATAAAAATATTCCCTGCATCAGGCTTCAAGAGTCCTACTATCATTTTTAAGGTTGTAGTTTTACCAGCTCCATTTGGTCCTAGAAAACCAAATATTTCACCAGGCTTTACTTCAAAACTAACATTATCAACCGCTTTTACATTTCCACTACTATAAGACTTACTAACATTTTCTAATTTTAGCATACAATCATCCTCTCCTTAAATTATATTTTATAGGTATAAAATGACTCTGAGTACTTCTACTCTGGGTACCCTTTGCCTGTAGATTTTAATTCCTTTTAAATATTTAGCAATATAATTAATAATGGTGTGATAAAGACCGTAATAAGCCCTGCAATGCCAATTGAAAGACTACTCATAGCCCCTTGCTTTTCACCTATTTCCATTGCCCTACTTGTTCCTAAAGCATGGGCAGCAGTACCATAGGCTATACCTACAGCCACTTCATCCTCTATCTTTAATGCTCTAAACAAAAACCCTGCCATAACAACA
Proteins encoded in this region:
- a CDS encoding ABC transporter ATP-binding protein, with the translated sequence MLKLENVSKSYSSGNVKAVDNVSFEVKPGEIFGFLGPNGAGKTTTLKMIVGLLKPDAGNIFINGLDFQEHSIEVKKMISYVPDNHEVYERLTGIEYLNFMGDMYGISKDIRSKKINECLELFELKDAAGDLIKSYSHGMKQKIVLIGALLNDPEVFILDEPLVGLDPKSAFKLKEIMRDRCDAGKSVFFSTHVLEVAEKLCDRIAIIRKGQIIACGTMEELRQQSESKQSLENIFLELTE